A window of Acropora muricata isolate sample 2 chromosome 3, ASM3666990v1, whole genome shotgun sequence contains these coding sequences:
- the LOC136910300 gene encoding E3 ubiquitin-protein ligase TRIM71-like: MDIKTFLDNIYEHVCCSVCTNRFTNPKLLPCLHTFCLHCLQRIQATSGIRDAILCPDCRRNFTIPGNGDLNTLPTNFRLNSLLDALPVRECKTSGVKCGNCDKTRQQSAYCFTCCSFWCDDCLPFHNGIRTNKEHHVLALKDFRDEDFENILKQPPFCAKHEKKLKFFCQLCETTICYSCAVIDHEGHAKIDLEDAAKERKLRIVRAVEFKKRKAQNKVTRIAKLGENCIQVQQEAARIKSDIQKFTNNLIAAIEAKMNEIFQEVEMKAKQCLEHLGEKRREIEGEMKKDQTAIEKSDMILKRSTSAQIMQPNDFLDELFREEGEQEDTVDLNGEHVIDFYFQRNEELFNDVYARQLGFLKRRTSLKESTVEGKGISEGTVGLKAEIVVKTRNIHGKQVYDENNHVTMDIRNHEGHGLSTKPQIHDNKDGSYKISFFAKERGPCQASVKVNGEHVRGSPFKTEFKPRLFKPVLSFGKPGSAAGMFDTPSGIAVNEKDEIAVTDFHNHRIQIFKSDGTHLRSFGRLGNQQGQFKSPTGIAFYNNNIIVLDSGNYRVQIFDDEGHYLDQFGEKGKLNHQLGRPNGLSIDSDGNIIVADSGNKSIKIFTLDGRFLRRIGEEGSFIDPIHCIQHHNYFFVSDYGGHCINVFDKQGKFVSKFGKRGDGDGEFYQPFCLSVDRAGHLLVCDSSNLRVQVFKLNGEFVTKFGAYGEEEGKFCKPISTAILSDGRIIVIDLDNHRVQVFE, translated from the coding sequence ATGGATATCAAAACCTTTCTGGACAATATATACGAACACGTATGCTGTTCTGTGTGTACTAACAGGTTCACTAATCCAAAACTGCTTCCTTGTTTACATACGTTTTGCCTGCACTGTCTGCAAAGAATTCAAGCTACCAGCGGAATTCGAGACGCTATTTTATGCCCCGATTGTCGTCGAAACTTCACCATCCCTGGAAACGGTGATCTCAACACTTTACCGACAAACTTTCGCCTGAATAGCTTGTTGGATGCTTTGCCCGTCAGAGAGTGCAAAACTAGTGGCGTCAAGTGTGGAAATTGCgacaaaacaagacaacaaTCTGCCTACTGCTTCACTTGTTGTTCGTTCTGGTGCGATGACTGTCTTCCTTTCCATAACGGGATAAGAACCAATAAAGAACACCACGTGTTGGCTTTGAAAGATTTTCGAGATGAAGACTTTGAGAACATTCTCAAGCAGCCACCATTTTGTGCAAAACACGAGAAGAAATTAAAGTTCTTCTGTCAGCTTTGCGAAACAACAATATGTTATTCGTGTGCTGTGATAGACCACGAAGGTCACGCTAAGATTGATTTGGAAGACGCTGCAAAAGAACGCAAGTTGAGAATAGTTAGAGCCGTTGAATTCAAGAAACGAAAAGCCCAGAACAAGGTGACAAGAATTGCAAAACTTGGTGAAAACTGTATCCAAGTTCAACAAGAAGCCGCAAGAATAAAGAGCGACATACAGAAATTTACTAACAATCTCATTGCAGCCATTGAAGCAAAAATGAACGAGATCTTTCAAGAGGtagaaatgaaagcaaaacagtGTCTGGAGCATCTAGGAGAAAAAAGAAGGGAGATTGAAGGAGAAATGAAAAAGGACCAAACAGCAATCGAAAAAAGCGACATGATTTTAAAGCGAAGCACAAGCGCTCAAATCATGCAACCAAATGATTTCCTAGACGAACTATTTCGGGAGGAAGGTGAGCAAGAAGACACGGTTGACCTCAACGGCGAACATGTcatagatttttattttcaaagaaatgaagaattgtTTAATGACGTTTACGCTAGACAACTGGGATTTTTGAAAAGAAGAACTAGCCTGAAAGAGTCGACGGTTGAGGGAAAAGGAATCAGCGAAGGAACTGTTGGACTTAAAGCCGAGATTGTTGTCAAAACACGAAACATTCATGGGAAACAAGTCTACGATGAAAATAACCATGTTACGATGGATATCAGAAATCATGAAGGACATGGCCTTTCAACAAAACCGCAAATCCACGACAACAAAGATGGCAGCTATAAGATCAGCTTCTTTGCCAAAGAACGCGGACCATGTCAAGCATCTGTGAAAGTTAACGGAGAACATGTGCGTGGCAGTCCCTTTAAAACTGAATTCAAACCCAGACTGTTCAAACCCGTGTTATCCTTTGGAAAACCAGGATCAGCTGCTGGGATGTTTGATACACCTTCGGGGATAGCAGTGAATGAGAAAGACGAGATTGCAGTGACTGATTTTCATAACCATCGCATACAAATATTTAAAAGTGATGGTACTCACTTAAGATCGTTTGGTAGACTAGGTAATCAGCAGGGACAGTTCAAAAGTCCTACTGGGATAGCTTtctataataataacattatagtGTTAGACTCTGGTAACTATCGAGTTCAAATCTTTGACGATGAGGGACACTATCTTGATCAGTTTGGGGAAAAGGGAAAACTGAATCACCAGCTTGGTCGTCCTAATGGGTTGTCAATTGACAGTGATGGCAACATTATTGTCGCTGATTCTGGTAACAAATCAATCAAGATCTTTACGCTTGATGGTCGGTTTTTGCGTAGAATCGGCGAAGAAGGTTCTTTCATCGATCCCATTCACTGTATCCAACACCACAACTATTTTTTTGTATCAGACTATGGAGGTCACTGTATAAACGTTTTCGATAAACAGGGCAAATTTGTTTCTAAATTTGGAAAGAGAGGGGATGGGGATGGGGAATTTTATCAGCCTTTCTGCCTGTCTGTGGACAGAGCAGGACATCTATTGGTTTGTGATTCATCGAATCTCCGAGTGCAGGTGTTTAAACTCAACGGAGAGTTTGTAACAAAGTTTGGAGCGTATGGTGAAGAAGAAGGAAAGTTCTGTAAGCCAATCTCCACAGCAATCCTTAGTGATGGTAGAATAATTGTCATTGACCTTGACAACCATCGAGTTCAGGTTTTTGAATAG